Proteins encoded in a region of the Streptomyces sp. PCS3-D2 genome:
- a CDS encoding cupin domain-containing protein, with translation MLTKQLDREALTHENGLDAQRLLPWPELNAPFEGSWCVIRPGTASTAHAHHEYEIFIAVAGSAVLESEGVRKPFVKGDIVHFTPGTAHRVINESDADFEMYSVWWDLDMTQRFAARHEGAPA, from the coding sequence ATGCTCACCAAGCAACTCGACCGCGAAGCACTGACGCACGAGAACGGTCTGGACGCCCAGCGCCTGCTGCCCTGGCCCGAACTCAACGCCCCCTTCGAAGGCTCCTGGTGCGTGATCCGCCCCGGAACCGCCTCGACGGCCCACGCCCACCACGAGTACGAGATCTTCATCGCCGTCGCCGGCTCCGCCGTCCTGGAGTCGGAGGGCGTCCGCAAGCCCTTCGTGAAGGGGGACATCGTCCACTTCACCCCCGGCACCGCACACCGGGTGATCAACGAGTCGGACGCGGACTTCGAGATGTATTCGGTCTGGTGGGACCTCGACATGACACAGCGGTTCGCAGCACGCCACGAAGGAGCCCCGGCATGA
- a CDS encoding ATP-grasp domain-containing protein, whose translation MKLLAIEASQNATYYVSRYQQIEERGARVFVLNGIGTEDFWDADRYRIAGSKHIEDIVTAAKAWHAEEDFEGVLTFSESGVVTVAVVAEALGLPSIGFEAARTSRNKLLMRQAHERGSAAHPGFRYAPDVEAALAAGEELGYPLILKPTLGAASNFVFKVDDPEEMRARFADATSGIETMTWALMEADGLDLGPHGIIVEGYLDGHEHLIEALAWDEEVYLGSIVDRITVESGTFDDDVHHAPSSLTPEQVAAVHEVVRDAAHAQGLRRSVLHAEVRFHQGRPFILEIAIRPGGGGLDHMARISAGHDPIQCVSDVARGIRPDVSHYAPTEVHTAAMCLISGAGTVESIDVPSEVAEDPALFFLKITATPGSVIKRPPAGNNILGFIGATGTSLTEALTAAHVAAGRIRTEMRPEHG comes from the coding sequence ATGAAGCTGCTCGCCATCGAGGCCAGCCAGAACGCCACCTACTACGTCTCCCGCTACCAGCAGATCGAGGAACGCGGCGCCCGGGTCTTCGTACTGAACGGCATCGGAACCGAGGACTTCTGGGACGCGGACCGCTACCGGATCGCCGGATCCAAGCACATCGAGGACATCGTCACGGCCGCCAAGGCCTGGCACGCGGAGGAGGACTTCGAGGGGGTCCTGACCTTCTCCGAGTCCGGGGTCGTCACGGTGGCGGTCGTCGCCGAGGCGCTCGGACTGCCGAGCATCGGCTTCGAGGCCGCCCGCACCAGCCGCAACAAGCTGCTCATGCGCCAGGCGCACGAGCGCGGCAGCGCGGCGCACCCCGGGTTCCGCTACGCCCCCGACGTCGAGGCGGCCCTGGCCGCCGGCGAGGAGCTCGGCTACCCGCTGATCCTCAAGCCGACCCTCGGCGCCGCCAGCAACTTCGTCTTCAAGGTCGACGACCCCGAGGAGATGCGCGCCCGCTTCGCGGACGCCACCTCGGGCATCGAGACCATGACCTGGGCGCTGATGGAGGCCGACGGCCTGGACCTCGGTCCGCACGGGATCATCGTCGAGGGCTACCTCGACGGGCACGAGCACCTCATCGAGGCGCTGGCCTGGGACGAGGAGGTGTACCTCGGCTCCATCGTGGACCGGATCACCGTCGAGAGCGGAACCTTCGACGACGACGTCCACCACGCGCCGAGTTCGCTGACCCCGGAGCAGGTCGCCGCCGTCCACGAGGTGGTCCGGGACGCGGCCCACGCGCAGGGACTGCGCCGGTCGGTGCTCCACGCCGAGGTGCGCTTCCACCAGGGCAGGCCCTTCATCCTGGAGATCGCGATCCGCCCCGGAGGCGGCGGGCTCGACCACATGGCCCGCATCAGCGCCGGCCACGACCCCATCCAATGCGTGTCGGACGTGGCCCGCGGCATCCGGCCCGACGTCTCCCACTACGCGCCGACCGAGGTGCACACCGCCGCGATGTGCCTGATCAGCGGCGCCGGCACGGTCGAGTCGATCGACGTGCCGAGCGAGGTGGCCGAGGACCCGGCGCTGTTCTTCCTCAAGATCACCGCCACCCCGGGCAGCGTCATCAAGCGGCCGCCCGCGGGCAACAACATCCTCGGCTTCATCGGGGCCACCGGCACCTCCTTGACCGAGGCGCTGACCGCCGCACACGTCGCGGCCGGCCGCATCCGTACCGAGATGAGGCCCGAGCATGGCTGA
- the ddaH gene encoding dimethylargininase, translated as MAETVRRTATRRHYLMCRPTHFEVSYAINPWMNPDKPMDAALALAQWERVRDLFLGLGHEVSYIDPVPGLPDMVFSANGATVVDGKVLIAKFRHQERAAEADAYRAWFEEHGYTDIKVPDRVNEGEGDFAPAGRRILAGAGFRSDPGAFEELRAFFGLPVVGLALTDPRFYHLDTALCVLDDDLVMYYPAAFSDESRAVLRELYPDAILATREDAEAFGLNAVSDGLNVVLTETATGLIDELRARGFEPHGVDMSELLKAGGAVKCCSQEIRAT; from the coding sequence ATGGCTGAGACCGTCCGGCGCACCGCCACCAGGCGCCACTACCTGATGTGCCGGCCCACCCACTTCGAGGTGAGCTACGCGATCAACCCGTGGATGAACCCGGACAAGCCGATGGACGCGGCTCTGGCTCTGGCCCAGTGGGAGCGGGTCCGGGACCTGTTCCTCGGCCTGGGCCACGAGGTCTCGTACATCGACCCGGTGCCCGGCCTGCCGGACATGGTGTTCTCGGCCAACGGCGCCACCGTGGTCGACGGGAAGGTCCTGATCGCGAAGTTCCGCCACCAGGAACGGGCGGCCGAGGCCGACGCCTACCGGGCCTGGTTCGAGGAACACGGCTACACCGACATCAAGGTCCCGGACCGCGTCAACGAGGGCGAGGGCGACTTCGCCCCGGCCGGCCGGCGGATCCTGGCCGGCGCGGGATTCCGCAGCGACCCCGGCGCGTTCGAGGAGCTCCGCGCGTTCTTCGGCCTGCCCGTGGTCGGCCTGGCCCTGACCGACCCCCGCTTCTACCACCTGGACACCGCGCTGTGCGTCCTCGACGACGACCTGGTGATGTACTACCCCGCCGCCTTCTCCGACGAGAGCCGGGCCGTGCTGCGGGAGCTGTACCCGGACGCGATCCTCGCGACCCGGGAGGATGCCGAGGCCTTCGGCCTCAACGCGGTGAGCGACGGACTGAACGTGGTCCTGACGGAGACCGCGACCGGCCTGATCGATGAGCTGAGGGCCCGCGGATTCGAGCCCCACGGCGTGGACATGTCGGAACTGCTGAAGGCCGGCGGCGCGGTCAAGTGCTGCAGTCAGGAGATACGGGCCACGTGA
- a CDS encoding YbaK/EbsC family protein has protein sequence MYRTLLDLLDLHQARYRLIDHPAEGRTDLASVLRGHPLEQAAKCIIVRVSITKRVGKYVLAVVPGDRQVDLAAVAALFGGGRTAFATPEIAERLAGSVCGTVMPLSFHPDLHLVVDEGLALTEEIYFNAARLDRSVALSTSDYLAIAKPVLAAIATAGDRVLTNSAR, from the coding sequence ATGTACCGGACGCTGCTCGACCTGCTCGACCTGCACCAGGCCCGCTACCGCCTGATCGACCACCCGGCCGAGGGCCGCACGGACCTCGCCAGCGTGCTGCGCGGGCACCCGCTGGAGCAGGCCGCCAAGTGCATCATCGTCCGCGTCAGCATCACCAAGCGGGTCGGCAAGTACGTGCTCGCGGTGGTCCCCGGAGACCGCCAGGTCGACCTGGCCGCGGTCGCCGCGCTGTTCGGCGGAGGCCGCACCGCCTTCGCCACCCCGGAGATCGCCGAACGGCTGGCCGGCAGCGTCTGCGGCACCGTGATGCCGCTCAGTTTCCACCCCGACCTCCACCTCGTCGTGGACGAGGGCCTGGCACTCACCGAAGAGATCTACTTCAACGCGGCCCGCCTGGACCGCTCCGTGGCCCTGTCCACCTCCGACTACCTCGCCATCGCCAAGCCCGTGCTGGCCGCGATCGCGACGGCCGGGGACCGGGTCCTGACCAACTCCGCGAGGTGA
- a CDS encoding class I tRNA ligase family protein: protein MTPRTVIIAPPPTPNGDLHTGHLAGPYIAGDVYARYLRASGRPVVFTSGTDDSQTYVVSSAARAGLTPEELALRSATQIRATLEAAGISVDGFAPFDKGYRQTVVDFVTDLHTDGAFRLKTVRLPYVEATGEYLMEGLVAGDCPVCLVESRGGLCESCGHPNNFDELLRPRSTVDPDAVVTHREAQILVLPMEEYRDRLADYYVRHRDMLRPHTAQLIREALDRPLPDFPITYPTGWGIPAPFTETPDQVLNAWAEGMAASMYCTWWAAEQLGEHADRYDEHWLAEHGIELVYFLGFDNVYFWGMTHLALLMAHGDRYVEPHAIISNEFYELENQKFSTSKGHVVWAADLVAEVPRDLVRFYLALTAPEHSRTNFSREALEQLSADRLVEPWNRLAGRLEELLAGTPADALLPLSETGAEHAAIVVERFRSHYELESFSLHRAADLLVVHLDRLLKQADRVAVDVPTDLGDLVLAVRTLIACAAPLLVDLAARAEQAGADLTLPAGTTAATTVAPLRLPLLSTVVGAFEPLPVPVDVRA from the coding sequence ATGACACCCCGTACGGTCATCATCGCGCCCCCACCGACCCCCAACGGGGACCTGCACACCGGGCACCTGGCGGGCCCGTACATCGCCGGCGATGTGTACGCGCGCTACCTGCGCGCGTCCGGCCGTCCGGTGGTCTTCACCAGCGGCACCGACGACAGCCAGACCTACGTGGTCTCCAGCGCCGCGCGCGCCGGTCTGACCCCGGAGGAGCTGGCGCTGCGCTCGGCGACGCAGATCCGCGCCACCCTGGAGGCGGCCGGCATCTCCGTGGACGGCTTCGCGCCCTTCGACAAGGGCTACCGACAGACCGTCGTCGACTTCGTCACCGACCTCCACACCGACGGTGCGTTCCGGCTGAAGACGGTGCGGCTGCCCTACGTCGAGGCGACGGGCGAGTACCTCATGGAGGGCCTCGTCGCCGGCGACTGCCCGGTCTGCCTGGTGGAGAGCCGCGGCGGACTCTGCGAGTCCTGCGGCCATCCCAACAACTTCGACGAGCTGCTGCGCCCGCGCTCCACCGTCGACCCGGACGCCGTCGTCACGCACCGCGAGGCGCAGATCCTGGTGCTGCCGATGGAGGAGTACCGCGACCGGCTCGCCGACTACTACGTCCGCCACCGCGACATGCTGCGCCCGCACACCGCGCAGCTCATCCGGGAGGCCCTGGACCGGCCCCTGCCGGACTTCCCGATCACCTACCCGACCGGCTGGGGCATCCCGGCCCCCTTCACCGAGACCCCGGACCAGGTCCTCAACGCCTGGGCCGAGGGCATGGCCGCCTCGATGTACTGCACCTGGTGGGCCGCCGAGCAGCTCGGTGAGCACGCCGACCGCTACGACGAGCACTGGCTCGCCGAGCACGGCATCGAGCTCGTCTACTTCCTCGGATTCGACAACGTCTACTTCTGGGGGATGACGCACCTCGCGCTGCTGATGGCGCACGGCGACCGGTACGTCGAGCCGCACGCGATCATCTCCAACGAGTTCTACGAGCTGGAGAACCAGAAGTTCTCCACGAGCAAGGGCCACGTGGTGTGGGCCGCCGACCTGGTGGCCGAGGTACCGCGGGACCTGGTCCGCTTCTACCTGGCGCTGACCGCTCCGGAGCACTCCCGCACGAACTTCAGCCGCGAGGCGCTGGAACAGCTGTCGGCCGACCGCCTGGTCGAGCCGTGGAACCGGCTCGCGGGCCGCCTGGAGGAATTGCTGGCCGGAACACCGGCCGACGCGCTGCTGCCGCTGTCCGAGACCGGCGCCGAGCACGCCGCCATCGTCGTCGAGCGCTTCCGTTCCCACTACGAGCTGGAGAGCTTCAGCCTCCACCGGGCCGCCGACCTCCTGGTCGTCCACCTGGACCGGCTGCTGAAGCAGGCCGACCGCGTCGCGGTGGACGTACCCACCGACCTGGGCGACCTGGTGCTGGCCGTCCGGACCCTCATCGCGTGCGCCGCCCCGCTGCTCGTCGACCTGGCGGCCCGTGCCGAGCAGGCCGGCGCCGATCTGACCCTCCCGGCCGGCACGACCGCGGCCACCACCGTCGCGCCCCTGCGACTCCCCCTCCTGTCCACCGTCGTGGGGGCCTTCGAGCCCCTGCCCGTGCCGGTCGACGTCCGAGCCTGA
- a CDS encoding transcriptional regulator, with amino-acid sequence MDAVQQEATARARELQRSWYGEPLGALFRRLIDDLGLNQARLAAVLGLSAPMLSQLMSGQRAKIGNPAVVQRVQALQDLAGQVADGSVSAAEAADRMDEIKKTQGGSVLSSSGQTTTGSGAPTVKRVVREIQSLLRSVSAAGDIIDAANSLAPSHPELAEFLRVYGAGRTADAVAHYEAHQN; translated from the coding sequence GTGGACGCAGTACAGCAAGAGGCCACGGCCAGAGCCAGAGAGCTCCAGCGCAGCTGGTACGGAGAGCCGCTGGGAGCGCTCTTCCGCAGGCTCATAGACGACCTCGGCCTGAACCAGGCCCGCCTGGCTGCCGTACTCGGCCTGTCGGCGCCCATGCTCTCCCAGCTGATGAGCGGCCAGCGCGCCAAGATCGGCAACCCCGCGGTGGTCCAGCGCGTCCAGGCCCTCCAGGATCTGGCCGGACAGGTGGCCGACGGCAGCGTCAGCGCCGCCGAGGCGGCCGACCGCATGGACGAGATCAAGAAGACCCAGGGGGGATCCGTCCTCAGCAGCAGCGGCCAGACCACCACCGGGTCCGGCGCGCCCACCGTCAAGCGCGTGGTCCGCGAGATCCAGTCGCTGCTGCGCTCGGTCTCCGCGGCCGGCGACATCATCGACGCGGCCAACAGCCTCGCCCCCAGCCACCCGGAACTGGCAGAGTTCCTCCGGGTGTACGGAGCCGGCCGCACCGCGGACGCGGTCGCGCACTACGAGGCACACCAGAACTGA
- a CDS encoding lysine N(6)-hydroxylase/L-ornithine N(5)-oxygenase family protein, producing MAHRNVELLAVGAGPANLALAIAVEELAPELAGDTLLIERERDIVWQRGMLLPDALSQVSFLKDLVTLRNPTSRFSFVNFLHAQERLDAFVNLASFVPYRSEISEYLQWVADELDTVKVEYGRECTSVEPVTGTDGEVSGWVVTLADGDTIGCRYLVIGAGRDAHVPEVFAGLPADRVIHSTQYSQRIGEVRKDLPHRVAVVGGAQSAAELFGAALRDLPECKPTMIMRSIGLNGYESSKFTNELYYSSFIDEFYESSPEARQQLLAEMYRSNYGGLAPATLDGLYRQFYQDRRSGEERLGMQPMTDVAAARMDGEEVVLTLVDRKSGTEREMRTDLVLLGTGFVRAMPWAVKALAAAIGLDEINVSRNYRLDLGRPATAAVYLQGVNEATHGIADSLLSVLAGRSAEITQDILAHRRSRSAEFTAEARELALAGAV from the coding sequence ATGGCGCATCGCAACGTCGAACTGCTCGCAGTCGGTGCAGGTCCGGCGAACCTGGCGCTGGCGATCGCCGTCGAGGAGCTCGCTCCCGAGCTGGCCGGCGACACCCTGCTCATCGAGCGCGAGCGCGACATCGTGTGGCAGCGCGGCATGCTCCTGCCCGATGCCCTCAGCCAGGTCTCCTTCCTCAAGGACCTGGTCACCCTGCGCAATCCGACCAGTCGTTTCTCCTTCGTCAACTTCCTCCACGCGCAGGAGCGCCTGGACGCCTTCGTCAATCTCGCCAGCTTCGTGCCCTATCGCAGTGAGATATCCGAGTACCTGCAATGGGTGGCGGACGAACTCGACACGGTGAAGGTCGAATACGGCCGTGAATGCACGTCCGTCGAGCCGGTCACCGGAACGGACGGAGAGGTTTCCGGCTGGGTGGTGACGCTGGCCGACGGCGACACCATCGGCTGCCGCTACCTGGTCATCGGCGCGGGCCGCGACGCCCACGTCCCCGAGGTGTTCGCCGGCCTGCCGGCCGACCGGGTCATCCACAGCACGCAGTACAGCCAGCGGATCGGCGAGGTGCGCAAGGACCTGCCGCACCGGGTCGCCGTCGTCGGCGGTGCGCAGAGCGCGGCCGAGCTGTTCGGCGCCGCCCTGCGGGACCTGCCCGAGTGCAAGCCCACGATGATCATGCGCTCCATCGGCCTGAACGGGTACGAGAGCAGCAAGTTCACCAACGAGCTGTACTACTCGTCCTTCATCGACGAGTTCTACGAGTCCTCGCCCGAGGCCCGTCAGCAACTGCTCGCCGAGATGTACCGCTCCAACTACGGCGGCCTGGCCCCGGCCACCCTCGACGGCCTCTACCGGCAGTTCTACCAGGACCGCCGCAGCGGCGAGGAGCGCCTGGGCATGCAGCCGATGACCGACGTGGCCGCCGCGCGGATGGACGGCGAGGAGGTCGTCCTGACCCTCGTCGACCGCAAGTCGGGCACCGAGCGGGAGATGCGCACCGACCTGGTGCTGCTGGGCACCGGCTTCGTCCGCGCGATGCCGTGGGCGGTCAAGGCCCTCGCCGCGGCGATCGGGCTCGACGAGATCAACGTCAGCCGCAACTACCGGCTCGACCTCGGCCGCCCGGCGACCGCCGCCGTCTACCTGCAGGGCGTCAACGAGGCCACCCACGGCATCGCCGACTCGCTGCTCAGCGTGCTCGCGGGACGCTCCGCCGAGATCACCCAGGACATCCTCGCCCACCGCCGTTCCCGGTCGGCGGAGTTCACGGCCGAGGCGCGGGAGCTCGCCCTCGCCGGCGCGGTCTGA
- a CDS encoding ABC transporter substrate-binding protein: MTPPTTPLRGGSVTWACTSGFSPVFIFPFTPGEYYGVANLHEFQTLMYRPLYWYGSGGQPTVDYERSLAEPPVWSEDGRTATITVKPYRWSNGETVNADNVMLWMHLLEAEKDSFGGYTPGFFPDNLTGYEKVAEDKVSFTFDRAYSHNWVLMNQFSTITPLPRAWDRTGDDRPADATHDPSQASAVYAYLRACNDERKSWDTSPVWGVVNGPWKLTRYTIDGVSGEAVLTPNESYSGPNKPYLDEFRLIPTGSDTEQYEMLRRGPEAVDGVQVGFLPFDEVTEPAEDLLAGGPNPLGEHYDLVPQLTYKIHYFPINFNNPTVAGKIFKQLYFRQALQSCLDSRGAIRDVYKGYGYPTTGPIPALPDSPLLSPAAHDDPYPFDVEAARTFLTGNGWDISSTPGVCVREGTGPGEAGEGIPAGTPLRFSMRYAAGHETLTEVMRKFAADAARAGIEIVLTEVEASVLVLEDTTCTPGPDSPCLWEFSDWNGGWGYGPGFYPTGEALYSSGSSVNFGSYSDPKADELIARTVVSDDLEDLYAYQDYIAQQVPVIWMPNFPFRLLEVAKGLQGVAPINPFGLINPEDWHYAGTAAEEAEAH; this comes from the coding sequence ATGACCCCGCCCACGACCCCGCTCCGCGGGGGGAGCGTGACCTGGGCCTGCACCAGCGGATTCAGCCCGGTCTTCATCTTCCCCTTCACCCCCGGCGAGTACTACGGGGTGGCCAACCTGCACGAGTTCCAGACACTGATGTACCGCCCGCTCTACTGGTACGGCTCCGGCGGCCAGCCGACGGTCGACTACGAGCGCAGCCTCGCCGAGCCCCCGGTGTGGAGCGAGGACGGCCGCACGGCGACCATCACCGTCAAGCCCTACCGGTGGTCGAACGGCGAGACCGTCAACGCCGACAACGTGATGCTGTGGATGCACCTGCTGGAGGCTGAGAAGGACAGCTTCGGCGGATACACGCCGGGCTTCTTCCCGGACAACCTGACCGGCTACGAGAAGGTCGCCGAGGACAAGGTGAGCTTCACCTTCGACCGCGCCTACTCGCACAACTGGGTCCTGATGAACCAGTTCAGCACCATCACCCCGCTGCCCAGGGCGTGGGACCGCACCGGCGACGACCGGCCGGCCGACGCCACCCACGACCCGTCCCAGGCCTCGGCGGTCTACGCCTACCTGAGGGCCTGCAACGACGAGCGCAAGAGCTGGGACACCAGCCCCGTCTGGGGTGTGGTCAACGGCCCCTGGAAGCTGACGCGTTACACCATCGACGGGGTGTCGGGCGAAGCGGTCCTGACGCCCAACGAGAGCTACAGCGGCCCCAACAAGCCCTACCTGGACGAGTTCCGGCTGATTCCCACCGGCTCGGACACCGAGCAGTACGAGATGCTGCGCCGCGGACCCGAGGCGGTCGACGGCGTACAGGTCGGATTCCTGCCCTTCGACGAGGTCACGGAGCCGGCCGAGGACCTGCTGGCCGGCGGGCCGAACCCGCTCGGCGAGCACTACGACCTCGTCCCCCAGCTCACCTACAAAATCCATTACTTCCCGATCAACTTCAACAACCCCACCGTTGCCGGAAAAATCTTCAAGCAGCTCTACTTCCGCCAGGCACTGCAGTCCTGCCTCGACTCCCGGGGCGCCATCCGCGACGTCTACAAGGGCTACGGCTACCCGACCACCGGGCCCATCCCGGCGCTGCCCGACAGCCCACTGCTCTCCCCCGCCGCGCACGACGACCCGTACCCCTTCGACGTCGAGGCGGCCCGGACCTTCCTGACCGGGAACGGGTGGGACATCAGCTCCACGCCGGGCGTCTGCGTCCGTGAGGGCACCGGCCCCGGTGAGGCGGGCGAAGGCATCCCGGCCGGCACTCCGCTGCGGTTCTCGATGCGCTACGCCGCGGGGCACGAGACCCTCACCGAGGTCATGCGAAAGTTCGCCGCCGACGCCGCACGGGCCGGCATCGAGATCGTGCTGACCGAGGTCGAGGCGAGCGTCCTGGTCCTGGAGGACACCACCTGCACCCCCGGTCCCGACAGCCCGTGCCTGTGGGAGTTCAGCGACTGGAACGGCGGCTGGGGCTACGGCCCGGGCTTCTACCCCACCGGTGAGGCGCTCTACTCCAGCGGATCCTCCGTCAACTTCGGCAGCTACAGCGACCCGAAGGCGGACGAGCTGATCGCCCGGACCGTGGTCAGCGACGACCTGGAGGACCTGTACGCCTACCAGGACTACATCGCACAGCAGGTTCCGGTGATCTGGATGCCCAACTTCCCCTTCCGCCTGCTGGAGGTCGCCAAGGGCCTCCAGGGCGTCGCCCCGATCAACCCCTTCGGACTGATCAACCCCGAGGACTGGCACTACGCCGGCACGGCCGCGGAAGAGGCGGAGGCCCACTGA
- a CDS encoding MFS transporter, translating to MSTIAPPRPNRAERLLIPATFITNLGNGIQLTAASYLVFTEANTMLAVSWLMIAVTIPQVALSLFFGKLADRFDRRTLAMISDLASAAAAIGLPVWLALGGNPSTVSYVASFILSISAALFFPASNALIKERIPESRLAQFNGNSEIAIQAGTLASAALGGWVIVWVGTTSLFYFNAITFLVSAALLFFIGRRPAGEATRATEAAAKAAVATVAASATRPPLARLALLYIIGNIVIIVGNSIMLVLVIDGFKSNAGYLGIVDALFGIGALFAAWAFKKISSRATVLKTALIGYLAFAVLLSLESLHLYAMMAVIPFAAIAFCVARISARTALMSAAPEEKTGFVFGATNAFGLAAGTAAVVLISLLVDSTNVKNGFYALSVLVVVIASLTILSLRKHDREVAAAEAAAKAAEAAEESEPVAAAEAAEPVTAGAEARESVPARV from the coding sequence GTGTCCACGATCGCCCCGCCCCGACCCAATCGGGCAGAACGACTGCTCATCCCCGCGACGTTCATCACCAACCTGGGCAACGGCATCCAGCTCACCGCCGCTTCCTACCTGGTGTTCACCGAAGCCAACACCATGCTCGCGGTGAGCTGGCTGATGATCGCCGTCACCATTCCGCAGGTGGCGCTGTCCCTGTTCTTCGGCAAGCTCGCCGACCGCTTCGACCGCCGCACCCTGGCGATGATCTCGGACCTGGCCAGCGCGGCCGCCGCGATCGGCCTGCCCGTCTGGCTGGCCCTCGGCGGGAACCCCTCGACGGTCAGCTACGTCGCCAGCTTCATCCTGTCGATCTCCGCGGCCCTCTTCTTCCCGGCCAGCAACGCGCTGATCAAGGAGCGCATCCCGGAGTCCCGGCTCGCCCAGTTCAACGGCAACTCCGAGATCGCCATCCAGGCCGGCACGCTCGCTTCCGCGGCCCTCGGCGGCTGGGTGATCGTCTGGGTCGGCACCACGTCGCTCTTCTACTTCAACGCGATCACCTTCCTGGTCTCGGCCGCCCTGCTGTTCTTCATCGGCCGCCGTCCGGCGGGCGAGGCCACCCGTGCCACCGAGGCCGCCGCCAAGGCCGCCGTCGCGACGGTCGCCGCCTCCGCCACCCGCCCGCCGCTGGCCCGTCTGGCGCTGCTCTACATCATCGGCAACATCGTCATCATCGTCGGCAACAGCATCATGCTGGTCCTGGTCATCGACGGCTTCAAGTCCAACGCCGGCTACCTCGGCATCGTCGACGCCCTGTTCGGCATCGGTGCGCTCTTCGCGGCCTGGGCCTTCAAGAAGATCAGCTCCAGGGCCACCGTGCTGAAGACGGCCCTGATCGGCTACCTCGCCTTCGCGGTGCTGCTGTCGCTGGAGTCCCTGCACCTCTACGCGATGATGGCCGTCATCCCCTTCGCCGCCATCGCCTTCTGCGTGGCGCGCATCTCCGCCCGCACCGCCCTCATGAGCGCGGCCCCCGAGGAGAAGACGGGCTTCGTCTTCGGCGCCACCAACGCCTTCGGCCTCGCGGCCGGCACCGCCGCCGTCGTCCTGATCTCCCTGCTCGTCGACTCCACCAACGTCAAGAACGGCTTCTACGCCCTCTCCGTCCTGGTCGTCGTCATCGCCTCGCTCACCATCCTGTCGCTGCGCAAGCACGACCGTGAGGTCGCCGCCGCCGAGGCCGCCGCCAAGGCCGCCGAGGCCGCCGAAGAGTCCGAGCCCGTCGCGGCCGCCGAGGCCGCCGAGCCCGTCACGGCCGGGGCCGAGGCCCGCGAGTCCGTCCCGGCCAGGGTCTGA
- the ddaH gene encoding dimethylargininase: MPLTEAITPAGAPHLSGSTARVATRRRLLMCRPRHYDVTYSINPWMNPQHATDNALAVSQWEGLRDLYLELGHMVEEIEPLEGMPDMVFAANGATVVDGKVYGARFRHAERTAEGPAYLRWLEGRGYTDTLWPEYVNEGEGDILTVGRRLLAGTGFRTDPRSHAEAQEFFGLPVTSLTLVNPDYYHLDTALSVLSDDEVMYYPAAFSQGSQAVLRAMFPDAILASAEDAAVFGLNAFSDGRNVLLPAAATGLHAKLRARGFEPIGVELSELLKAGGSVKCCTLELRDR; the protein is encoded by the coding sequence GTGCCGCTCACCGAGGCCATCACCCCCGCCGGCGCCCCGCACCTTTCCGGGTCCACCGCCCGTGTCGCCACGCGCCGCCGCCTGCTGATGTGCCGGCCCCGGCACTACGACGTCACGTACTCGATCAACCCGTGGATGAACCCGCAGCACGCCACGGACAACGCGCTGGCCGTGAGCCAGTGGGAGGGCCTGCGCGACCTGTACCTCGAACTCGGCCACATGGTGGAGGAGATAGAGCCGCTGGAGGGCATGCCCGACATGGTGTTCGCGGCCAACGGCGCCACCGTCGTGGACGGCAAGGTCTACGGCGCCCGCTTCCGCCACGCGGAGCGCACGGCGGAGGGTCCGGCGTACCTGCGGTGGCTGGAGGGCCGCGGCTACACGGACACGCTGTGGCCGGAGTACGTCAACGAGGGCGAGGGCGACATCCTCACCGTCGGCCGGCGCCTGCTCGCCGGTACGGGCTTCCGCACCGACCCGCGCTCGCACGCGGAGGCCCAGGAGTTCTTCGGGCTGCCCGTCACCTCGCTGACCCTGGTCAACCCGGACTACTACCACCTCGACACGGCGCTGTCCGTGCTGTCGGACGACGAGGTGATGTACTACCCGGCGGCCTTCTCCCAGGGCAGCCAGGCCGTGCTGCGCGCGATGTTCCCCGACGCGATCCTGGCCTCCGCCGAGGACGCGGCCGTCTTCGGCCTCAACGCCTTCTCCGACGGCCGCAACGTGCTCCTTCCCGCCGCGGCCACCGGCCTGCACGCGAAGCTGAGGGCGCGGGGCTTCGAGCCGATCGGCGTCGAGCTGTCCGAACTCCTCAAGGCCGGCGGCAGCGTGAAGTGCTGCACCCTGGAACTGCGCGACCGCTGA